The genomic DNA GCATCTCAGCGGTGATCGCCGCCGACGGTCGGCTGCTCGCCACTGTTCCTCACGAGCAGGCAGGCGCGATCGAGGTTCCGCTGCCCGAGGCACTGCCGCCGACCTTCTTTTCGCGCGTCGGAAACTGGCTTGCCGGCGCGGTCGCCTTGCTGCTGGCGGCCGCAGCCATTGCAATCCGCCGGCGCCGCGGATAAGCGATATAAAGTTATCTTTATATCGTTATCTCACCATTGGGCGGAGTGAATATGCGCCAGTCTTACCTCTTCACCAGCGAATCGGTCAGCGAAGGCCATCCTGACAAGGTCGCGGATCAGATCTCCGACGCGATCGTCGATCTGTTCCTGTCGAAGGATCCCGAAGCGCGAATCGCGTGCGAGACGATGACGACTACTCAGCTCGTCGTTCTCGCCGGCGAGATCCGCTGCAAGGGCGTCTACGAGGATGGCGCCTGGGCTGCTGGTGCGCAGGAAGAGATCGAGGCGACCGTCCGCAACACGGTGAAGCGCATCGGCTACGAGCAGGAGGGCTTCCATTGGGAGACCTTCCGCTTCGAAAATAATCTGCACGCCCAGTCGGCGCACATTGCGCAAGGCGTCGACGCCAGCGGCAACAAGGACGAGGGTGCCGGCGATCAGGGCATCATGTTCGGTTTCGCTTGCGACGAGACCCCCGACTTGATGCCGGCAACGCTGTATTACAGCCACCGCATCCTGCATCGTATGGCGCAGGACCGTCACTCAGGTGCGGCCCCGTTCCTTGAGCCCGACGCGAAGAGCCAGGTAACGCTCCGCTTCGACTATGGCGTGCCGGTAGCTTGCACCGCGATCGTCGTGTCGACGCAGCACGCGAAAGGCTACGATGCGGGCGAAAAGGAAGCCGAACTTCACGCTTACGTGAAGTCGGTCGTAGCGGATTTGCTGCCCGCCGAGCTGCTTTCCGACGACACCGTCTACCACATCAACCCGACCGGCAGCTTCGAGATTGGTGGGCCTGACGGTGACGCCGGCCTGACGGGACGCAAGATCATCGTCGATACGTACGGCGGCGCGAGCCCGCACGGTGGTGGCGCATTCAGCGGCAAGGATCCGACCAAGGTCGATCGCTCCGCAGCCTACATCACGCGCTATCTGGCGAAGAATATCGTCGCGGCGGGTCTCGCCAAGC from Sphingomonas radiodurans includes the following:
- the metK gene encoding methionine adenosyltransferase, with the protein product MRQSYLFTSESVSEGHPDKVADQISDAIVDLFLSKDPEARIACETMTTTQLVVLAGEIRCKGVYEDGAWAAGAQEEIEATVRNTVKRIGYEQEGFHWETFRFENNLHAQSAHIAQGVDASGNKDEGAGDQGIMFGFACDETPDLMPATLYYSHRILHRMAQDRHSGAAPFLEPDAKSQVTLRFDYGVPVACTAIVVSTQHAKGYDAGEKEAELHAYVKSVVADLLPAELLSDDTVYHINPTGSFEIGGPDGDAGLTGRKIIVDTYGGASPHGGGAFSGKDPTKVDRSAAYITRYLAKNIVAAGLAKRCTIQLAYAIGVAKPLSLYVDTHGTGTVGDDKIEAAIGEIAKLGELTPRGIRTHLGLNKPIYEQTAAYGHFGRNPDGDAFPWEKLDLVDDLKAALF